One window of the Chitinophaga niabensis genome contains the following:
- a CDS encoding tetratricopeptide repeat protein — MFLLRIVLTGLLLFPVTLRLLAQEEKTFIIHQSGQARPSADSSFLALKDAYGKAVEKGDMTAAALHLRQMGQFCYHLGHYPQALDYHLQAGKLFKQQGKEMQLAENLNDIGTLYYYNRQPSLAREQYNEAFNIYNKAQQKNGIAFTYGKIGHLYEKQQLYDSAFYYQRLALDQYHQIDNHTGMAKIYENLGSIHEDQERYDSATRYFRQALALNQQNGDSIACLEIYNNLGDVFRKTGHYLEGLDQTRNALALALRANEQYQICSAYRDIAKSYNLMGNNDSAYYYLELSRYHLLQIYSQENGRQVALLQTMYDIEKKNNEIAGLRNTRNIIGAIVIVGILLVIMAMLIISRQRLKIHNAALAEFNLKQELELRSKELSTHTLHIIQKNQLLEELHQKLDDMVKEDRRDQKKQLKQLQSQINQNFNHDQHWDEFRGIFEQVHQSFFDKLREYCENLTANDLRLVALLKMNLASGDIATLLGISMDSLRVVRYRLRKKLNLPQGESLSVFIQSL, encoded by the coding sequence ATGTTCTTATTACGAATTGTTTTAACGGGTCTGTTGCTGTTCCCGGTTACGCTCCGCTTGCTGGCACAGGAAGAGAAGACTTTCATCATCCACCAGTCCGGACAGGCCAGGCCATCTGCCGACTCTTCCTTCCTGGCACTGAAAGATGCATATGGCAAGGCAGTGGAAAAAGGGGACATGACGGCCGCAGCCCTGCACCTCCGCCAAATGGGACAATTCTGTTATCACCTCGGCCATTATCCCCAGGCCCTGGATTATCATTTACAGGCCGGTAAACTTTTCAAGCAGCAGGGTAAGGAAATGCAACTCGCAGAAAACCTCAATGATATCGGTACCTTATATTATTACAACCGCCAACCCTCCCTGGCCCGGGAACAGTACAACGAGGCATTTAATATCTATAATAAAGCGCAGCAGAAGAACGGGATTGCTTTTACCTATGGCAAGATCGGCCACCTGTATGAAAAACAGCAGCTGTACGACAGTGCTTTCTACTACCAGCGGCTGGCCCTGGATCAATATCACCAGATTGATAACCACACCGGTATGGCCAAGATCTATGAGAATCTGGGAAGCATTCATGAGGACCAGGAGCGATACGATTCCGCCACTCGGTATTTTCGTCAGGCCCTTGCCCTCAACCAGCAGAACGGAGATTCCATTGCCTGCCTGGAGATCTATAACAACCTGGGAGATGTGTTCCGCAAAACCGGCCACTACCTGGAAGGTTTGGACCAAACCCGGAATGCCCTGGCACTGGCCCTGCGTGCAAATGAACAATACCAGATCTGCAGCGCCTACCGCGATATCGCTAAATCTTATAATCTGATGGGCAATAACGACAGTGCCTATTATTACCTGGAACTCAGCCGCTATCACCTCCTGCAGATCTATTCCCAGGAAAACGGCCGCCAGGTGGCTCTGCTGCAAACCATGTACGATATAGAAAAGAAGAATAACGAAATAGCCGGCCTCCGCAATACCCGTAACATTATCGGGGCTATTGTAATTGTAGGGATTCTGCTGGTGATCATGGCCATGCTCATCATCAGCCGCCAGCGGCTTAAGATTCATAATGCCGCCCTGGCGGAATTTAACCTCAAGCAGGAACTGGAACTCCGCTCAAAAGAACTCAGTACCCATACCCTCCATATTATACAGAAGAACCAGCTGCTGGAAGAACTCCATCAGAAGCTGGATGATATGGTGAAAGAAGACCGCCGTGATCAGAAGAAACAATTAAAACAATTACAATCACAGATCAACCAGAACTTTAATCATGATCAGCATTGGGATGAATTCAGGGGGATTTTTGAACAAGTGCACCAATCTTTCTTCGACAAACTCCGGGAATACTGCGAAAATCTCACCGCCAACGATCTCCGCCTCGTGGCATTATTAAAAATGAACCTGGCTTCCGGAGACATTGCCACCCTGCTGGGGATCTCTATGGATAGTTTAAGGGTAGTGCGCTACCGCCTCCGTAAAAAACTGAACCTGCCGCAAGGGGAAAGCCTGTCGGTTTTTATACAGTCGCTATAG